The Meriones unguiculatus strain TT.TT164.6M chromosome 6, Bangor_MerUng_6.1, whole genome shotgun sequence genome has a window encoding:
- the Calml4 gene encoding calmodulin-like protein 4 isoform X2, producing MAKFLSQDQINEYKECFSLYDKQQRGKMKAVDLLVAMRCLGASPTPGEVQRHLQTHGIDEHGELDFSTFLTIMHTQVKQEDPKKEILLAMLMADKEKKGYIMASELRSKLTKLGEKLTHKEVDDLFKEAGIEPNGQVKYDTFIQRITLPVQDY from the exons ATG GCCAAGTTCCTTTCCCAGGACCAAATTAATG AGTACAAAGAATGCTTCTCCCTCTACGACAAGCAGCAAAGAGGGAAGATGAAGGCCGTGGATCTTCTGGTGGCCATGAGGTGCCTGGGGGCCAGCCCAACGCCAGGGGAAGTACAGCGGCACCTGCAGACTCATGGGATAG ACGAGCACGGAGAGCTGGATTTCTCTACCTTCCTGACCATCATGCACACACAAGTCAAACAAGAGGacccaaagaaagaaattcttcTGGCCATGCTGATGGCAGACAAGGAGAAGAAAGGTTACATCATGGCATCTGAGCTACGGTCAAAGCTCACGAAACTGGGAGAGAAGCTCACTCACAAAGAAG tggatgatcttttcaaggAAGCAGGCATTGAACCAAATGGCCAAGTGAAATATGACACATTCATCCAGAGGATCACCCTTCCTGTACAAGACTACTGA
- the Calml4 gene encoding calmodulin-like protein 4 isoform X1, whose translation MARGPVSIAAEDLLPGLHPAWWTFDSEPEEREPNTVPGARVPEDEYKECFSLYDKQQRGKMKAVDLLVAMRCLGASPTPGEVQRHLQTHGIDEHGELDFSTFLTIMHTQVKQEDPKKEILLAMLMADKEKKGYIMASELRSKLTKLGEKLTHKEVDDLFKEAGIEPNGQVKYDTFIQRITLPVQDY comes from the exons ATGGCACGGGGCCCAGTCTCCATAGCAGCAGAGGATTTATTACCAGGCCTCCACCCAGCCTGGTGGACTTTCGACTCCGAGCCAGAGGAAAGAGAACCAAACACGGTTCCAGGAGCAAGAGTGCCTGAGGATG AGTACAAAGAATGCTTCTCCCTCTACGACAAGCAGCAAAGAGGGAAGATGAAGGCCGTGGATCTTCTGGTGGCCATGAGGTGCCTGGGGGCCAGCCCAACGCCAGGGGAAGTACAGCGGCACCTGCAGACTCATGGGATAG ACGAGCACGGAGAGCTGGATTTCTCTACCTTCCTGACCATCATGCACACACAAGTCAAACAAGAGGacccaaagaaagaaattcttcTGGCCATGCTGATGGCAGACAAGGAGAAGAAAGGTTACATCATGGCATCTGAGCTACGGTCAAAGCTCACGAAACTGGGAGAGAAGCTCACTCACAAAGAAG tggatgatcttttcaaggAAGCAGGCATTGAACCAAATGGCCAAGTGAAATATGACACATTCATCCAGAGGATCACCCTTCCTGTACAAGACTACTGA